One segment of Helicobacter anatolicus DNA contains the following:
- the argB gene encoding acetylglutamate kinase — MNILLDSLPFIRQFQNQVMVIKYGGAAQINPDLKLSFAKDIALLHLLGIKVVIVHGGGRSINEMLDRLEIASEFVDGVRVTSQEAMPVVEMVLSGNINKELCDFLNTNGARAVGISGKDGHLFGAVSESGNYTGKITKVDPSLIYLLLDGGFVPVIAPIAYGESLKHEGFNINADYVACEIAKAINASKIIFLTDIKGVLDQNSKLIPTLDKELFETLKKENVITGGMIPKLQSCFECTKNNVQKAHIIDGRIKHSLLLELFTSGGIGTEIY; from the coding sequence ATTAATATTTTATTAGATTCTCTTCCTTTTATACGGCAGTTTCAAAATCAAGTTATGGTGATTAAATATGGTGGTGCTGCACAAATTAATCCCGATTTAAAGCTTAGTTTTGCGAAAGATATTGCTTTGTTGCATTTATTGGGAATTAAAGTGGTGATTGTGCATGGAGGTGGTAGAAGTATCAATGAAATGCTAGATCGTTTAGAGATTGCTAGTGAGTTTGTTGATGGTGTACGTGTAACAAGTCAAGAGGCAATGCCTGTTGTTGAAATGGTTTTGAGTGGAAATATTAATAAAGAGCTTTGCGATTTTCTTAATACAAATGGAGCGAGGGCTGTGGGGATTAGTGGCAAAGATGGGCACTTGTTTGGTGCGGTAAGTGAAAGTGGAAATTATACAGGCAAAATTACAAAAGTGGACCCTAGCCTTATATATTTGCTTTTAGATGGTGGTTTTGTGCCAGTGATTGCACCAATTGCATATGGAGAGAGTTTAAAACATGAAGGATTTAATATTAATGCAGATTATGTGGCTTGTGAAATAGCTAAAGCAATAAATGCATCAAAGATTATTTTCTTGACAGATATTAAAGGAGTGCTCGATCAAAATAGTAAACTAATTCCAACACTTGATAAGGAACTTTTTGAAACTTTAAAAAAAGAAAATGTTATCACGGGTGGAATGATACCTAAATTGCAATCTTGCTTTGAATGCACAAAAAATAATGTACAAAAAGCTCATATTATTGATGGCAGAATCAAACATTCTTTGCTTTTAGAGCTTTTTACAAGCGGTGGGATTGGGACAGAGATTTATTAA
- a CDS encoding D-2-hydroxyacid dehydrogenase: MKIICLDAKTLGDVNLDSLKEYGEFISYPTTSTQEIYERIQDATIVLTNKVPLKKEILQQCPHLKLIAIMATGMDIVDVAYAQEQGIVVKNVAGYSTKSVAQHTLVLALNLLSNLSYYDTYCKSGDWTKSDIFTHVQDGLAQLDSKQWGIIGLGSIGKEVAKLAEAFGAQISYASISQNKQDTHYTYKDLDTLLKTSDIISIHSPLTTQTKDLLNAKKLALLKDKAVLINVGRGGIVNEEDIAKELLMREIYFGTDVLEKEPMQKNHPFLNPLLHKKIIITPHIAWAYENSKNILVQKTLQNVKDFLQE, from the coding sequence ATGAAAATTATATGTTTGGATGCAAAAACCCTAGGTGATGTAAATCTAGATTCTTTAAAAGAATATGGAGAGTTTATCTCCTACCCCACAACCTCTACACAAGAGATTTATGAAAGAATCCAAGATGCTACGATAGTTCTCACAAATAAAGTTCCTTTAAAAAAAGAAATTTTACAACAATGCCCGCATTTAAAACTTATCGCGATCATGGCAACAGGAATGGATATTGTTGATGTTGCCTATGCACAAGAACAAGGAATCGTAGTAAAAAATGTTGCGGGATATTCTACAAAAAGTGTTGCACAACATACGCTAGTTTTAGCCTTAAATCTTTTATCAAATCTTTCATACTATGATACTTATTGCAAAAGTGGAGACTGGACAAAAAGTGATATTTTTACCCATGTTCAAGATGGATTAGCACAACTTGATTCTAAACAATGGGGGATTATAGGGCTAGGAAGCATTGGCAAAGAGGTAGCAAAATTAGCAGAAGCTTTTGGTGCACAAATCTCTTATGCCTCTATTAGTCAAAATAAACAAGATACCCATTATACTTATAAAGATCTTGACACATTACTTAAAACCTCAGATATTATTTCTATCCATTCTCCTCTAACAACTCAAACAAAAGATTTGCTTAATGCCAAAAAACTTGCTCTACTCAAAGATAAGGCTGTGCTTATCAATGTAGGACGCGGAGGAATTGTCAATGAAGAAGATATAGCAAAAGAACTTCTAATGCGTGAAATTTATTTTGGTACAGATGTCTTAGAAAAAGAACCTATGCAAAAAAATCACCCTTTTTTAAACCCCTTATTGCATAAAAAAATCATTATTACTCCTCACATTGCTTGGGCTTATGAAAATTCAAAGAATATTTTAGTGCAAAAGACTTTACAAAATGTTAAAGACTTTCTACAGGAATAA
- a CDS encoding phosphatidate cytidylyltransferase: MKLKKAFFSETKRYVTGVILIAILASCILIDIILDNVIFTWIILGVSFLLGFKEALRLFECKESYVPYLCLAIVLWCYTFFFETSIESALFFTMILAGILAYKQKITPKAILAFIYPTIPFIILFTLYRDFGVFIIVWLILIIAICDSAAYFGGRIFGKTPLSPTSPKKTIEGVIIGTLFSVVTGGIFGTYFLNYNLFFAFFISLIIAISGILGDLFESYLKRKANLKDSGNILPGHGGILDRFDAILFGAVTMHYILPSFLPNKSNSLFLLGNL, translated from the coding sequence ATGAAACTGAAAAAGGCGTTTTTTTCTGAAACAAAGCGTTATGTCACCGGTGTTATTTTAATTGCAATTTTGGCATCATGCATCTTAATAGATATTATTTTAGATAATGTTATTTTTACATGGATTATACTTGGTGTTTCTTTTTTACTCGGTTTTAAAGAAGCTCTAAGACTTTTTGAATGTAAAGAATCTTATGTCCCCTATCTTTGCCTTGCAATTGTTTTATGGTGCTATACGTTCTTTTTCGAAACTTCTATAGAATCTGCATTGTTTTTTACAATGATTTTGGCTGGAATTCTTGCCTATAAACAGAAAATTACCCCCAAAGCTATTTTAGCTTTCATTTACCCCACCATACCTTTTATCATCCTTTTTACTCTTTATAGAGATTTTGGAGTTTTCATTATTGTATGGCTTATTCTTATTATTGCAATATGTGATAGTGCTGCATATTTTGGAGGAAGAATATTTGGCAAAACACCACTAAGTCCCACAAGTCCCAAAAAAACAATAGAAGGCGTAATTATAGGAACTCTTTTTTCTGTTGTTACGGGGGGAATTTTTGGCACATATTTCCTTAACTATAATTTATTTTTTGCATTTTTTATCAGTCTTATCATAGCAATTTCTGGCATACTAGGTGACTTATTTGAAAGTTATCTCAAACGTAAAGCCAATCTCAAGGATAGTGGCAATATTCTTCCAGGACACGGCGGAATCCTTGATCGTTTTGATGCTATTTTATTTGGTGCGGTTACCATGCACTACATTCTACCTTCTTTTTTACCTAACAAATCTAATAGTTTATTTTTACTTGGGAATCTTTAA
- the dxr gene encoding 1-deoxy-D-xylulose-5-phosphate reductoisomerase — MILLGSTGSIGTQTLKIAKAFNLQVEVLCAGKNISLLNQQIQTFDPKIVVIADKNDLPKLQAKNCKVLFGMDGILEAIRNSQSSLVVNALVGLSGLRPSLYAKTYQKTLALANKESLVSGGWLFDDYPIIPIDSEHFGIWYLLNNRPIKELVITASGGAFRDMTLDLIYQQTKENALKHPNWKMGHKITIDSATMVNKLFELLETKWLFNTSRVSAIIEKSSSVHALIHFIDGSMTAHFSLPDMALPIAYALDPKKATQENIIPSFPLEKLKNLHFESIDIQRYPIWQIKQELLNNPKLGAILNSANDILVHAFLENKILFGQIAENLLKIIEKFYNHTQNLNDIDSIFSLHQEIKQQITKTLDL, encoded by the coding sequence ATGATTTTATTAGGCAGCACAGGATCTATTGGTACACAAACTCTAAAAATTGCAAAAGCCTTTAATTTGCAAGTTGAGGTGCTTTGTGCAGGAAAAAATATATCCCTACTCAATCAACAAATCCAAACCTTTGATCCAAAAATTGTTGTAATTGCCGATAAAAATGATCTCCCCAAACTTCAAGCAAAAAATTGTAAAGTTTTATTTGGTATGGATGGAATCTTAGAAGCAATTAGAAACTCTCAATCTTCACTTGTAGTCAATGCTCTTGTTGGTTTATCAGGATTACGCCCTAGTCTTTATGCAAAAACATATCAAAAAACCCTCGCACTTGCCAATAAGGAAAGCTTAGTTAGTGGAGGATGGCTCTTTGATGATTATCCCATCATTCCAATAGATAGCGAACATTTTGGAATCTGGTATCTTTTAAATAATCGCCCCATAAAAGAACTTGTTATCACTGCAAGTGGTGGGGCTTTTAGAGATATGACTCTAGATTTAATCTATCAACAAACAAAAGAAAATGCACTTAAGCATCCCAACTGGAAAATGGGACATAAAATCACGATTGATTCTGCTACCATGGTCAACAAACTTTTTGAACTTCTTGAAACAAAATGGCTTTTTAACACCTCTAGAGTTTCTGCCATTATTGAAAAAAGCTCAAGTGTCCATGCATTAATACATTTTATAGATGGTTCAATGACTGCACACTTTTCTCTGCCTGATATGGCACTACCTATTGCCTATGCCCTAGACCCCAAAAAAGCTACACAAGAAAACATTATTCCCTCATTTCCACTAGAAAAACTAAAAAATTTACATTTTGAATCTATTGATATCCAAAGATATCCTATTTGGCAAATCAAGCAAGAATTACTCAACAATCCAAAACTCGGAGCAATCCTTAATAGCGCAAATGATATTTTAGTACATGCATTTTTGGAGAATAAAATTCTCTTTGGACAAATCGCAGAGAATCTTCTTAAAATTATCGAGAAATTCTACAATCACACTCAAAATCTCAATGATATTGATTCTATTTTTTCTCTACATCAAGAAATTAAACAACAAATTACTAAAACATTGGATCTATAA
- a CDS encoding outer membrane family protein, with amino-acid sequence MKLKTIFLYLCTFIFAKDFSIEFTEYSKFGFNHSPIDYAKGTYPTESFGTIYSAINYNKILDNGFSFGASFAFGGLIFDDTKNNPDTKGGLAYKYVGYNSGFLGNIKATPSNTQNYFIKDLYFGYKNDSFSIQVGRFLLKSTEWLTGRHAAIEMHYKKGITDNYITVSEKKSSYGGKWLKTYRFINGTKMPAVILGSKITPKNFLIHTYLQFQLTRYIAPGIHLGYKKNISQKLSSHTDFYILAPFHFQEGRDKLSSYDTGDAPIIGMIDPKSPYLYGYQGRKVGKGGVVLTLKQSFDISSETMGKHNLGFQLYGTINNPNAFVGNNGNPIGIDAKDNTIYDRGTANNGLFDPDSFSAIFFWAKKGEKYTIKILNRTTTSRRVFEESLSIGTTYNIAKNLNIGINLTIFEVYTHKNYKIYKTYLQHSRWDDRSFISTYITHSF; translated from the coding sequence ATGAAACTAAAAACTATCTTTCTCTACTTATGCACTTTTATTTTTGCAAAAGATTTTAGTATAGAATTTACAGAATATAGCAAGTTTGGTTTCAATCATAGTCCAATCGACTATGCCAAAGGCACTTATCCTACAGAAAGTTTTGGAACAATTTATAGTGCAATCAATTACAACAAAATACTTGATAACGGCTTTAGTTTTGGTGCAAGTTTTGCATTTGGAGGATTGATTTTTGATGACACAAAAAACAATCCTGACACAAAAGGTGGATTAGCTTATAAATATGTAGGCTACAATAGTGGATTTTTAGGTAATATCAAGGCTACCCCAAGCAATACTCAAAATTATTTTATAAAAGATCTTTATTTTGGATATAAAAACGATTCCTTTAGTATCCAGGTGGGGCGTTTCCTCCTAAAAAGTACGGAATGGCTCACTGGAAGACATGCAGCTATAGAAATGCATTATAAAAAAGGAATTACTGATAATTACATCACAGTTAGTGAAAAAAAATCAAGTTATGGGGGTAAGTGGCTAAAAACATATCGCTTTATCAATGGCACCAAAATGCCAGCCGTGATCCTAGGTAGCAAAATCACACCAAAAAATTTTCTCATTCATACTTATTTACAATTCCAACTCACTCGCTATATCGCTCCAGGAATCCACCTAGGATATAAAAAAAATATTTCTCAAAAACTTAGTAGCCATACAGATTTTTATATATTAGCACCTTTTCATTTCCAAGAAGGAAGAGACAAACTCTCTAGCTATGATACAGGAGATGCTCCCATTATAGGAATGATTGACCCTAAAAGCCCTTATTTATACGGCTATCAAGGTAGAAAAGTAGGAAAAGGGGGCGTGGTTCTTACCCTCAAACAAAGCTTTGATATTTCTTCAGAAACTATGGGGAAACACAATCTTGGTTTCCAACTATATGGCACAATAAATAATCCCAATGCCTTTGTAGGAAACAATGGAAACCCCATTGGAATTGATGCTAAAGATAATACAATCTATGATCGTGGTACAGCAAATAATGGACTTTTTGACCCTGATTCTTTCAGTGCAATTTTTTTCTGGGCTAAAAAAGGAGAAAAATATACTATTAAAATTCTCAATCGCACAACTACATCAAGAAGAGTTTTTGAAGAAAGTCTTTCTATTGGTACTACTTATAATATTGCCAAAAACCTCAATATTGGTATCAATTTAACTATTTTTGAAGTCTATACCCATAAAAATTATAAAATCTATAAAACATATTTGCAACATTCACGCTGGGATGATCGTAGTTTTATTTCCACCTACATCACACATAGTTTTTAA
- a CDS encoding outer membrane family protein, translating into MYKIFLLFFFITITLAKPLQYDGSINLFSKIGFFNKTYNPMQNLYPTDSYGTLLAQGNITYSPFSFLQFKLGISANGIILDSTKFQNKNTPIAPNITSYIGFYQGHSGINTDTFPRFFILHNAFLSFQNKNLMIKLGRYELEDYDFFSDYNQGIELRYSLQDFLFYGLFSDARASVYSDWFYDFGRFYTQNHELFILGANYQSHFGLLLKTLIYLSPNYYTAPQINLCYTYQNKNFSSKTTIISLFAFHHHLSAQQNDSIAFGSLLDSQAQTFMFEQNFTYKNFNFGGSIYKNFGNANGRIGIYGNPVSVDIWDGSLYDTGALSDIVGRNALSEIIYLGYNHNYFNLKIQGRHTTSPRSTENAITLYLESQITPKLKWNLKLQYLDDITHKGYTLGAVDIHNNPIVLHKDIHSDRSKFILQIIYKI; encoded by the coding sequence ATGTATAAGATTTTTTTACTATTTTTTTTCATTACTATAACCCTTGCAAAACCTCTGCAATACGATGGTTCTATCAATCTTTTTAGTAAAATTGGTTTCTTTAACAAAACCTATAATCCTATGCAAAATCTCTATCCTACAGATTCTTATGGTACTCTTTTAGCGCAAGGAAATATCACTTACTCCCCTTTTTCTTTCTTGCAATTCAAATTAGGTATAAGTGCCAATGGCATTATTTTAGATAGTACAAAGTTTCAAAATAAAAATACTCCCATAGCGCCAAATATTACCAGCTATATTGGATTTTACCAAGGACATAGCGGGATAAACACAGATACATTTCCACGATTTTTTATCCTACATAATGCCTTTTTATCCTTTCAAAATAAAAACTTAATGATAAAACTAGGGCGATATGAATTAGAAGATTATGATTTTTTTAGCGATTATAATCAAGGGATTGAATTACGCTATAGTTTACAAGATTTTTTATTTTATGGACTTTTTTCCGATGCAAGAGCTTCGGTTTACTCTGATTGGTTTTATGACTTTGGAAGATTTTATACACAAAATCATGAACTTTTTATTCTAGGAGCAAATTATCAAAGCCATTTTGGACTTTTATTAAAAACCCTTATTTATTTAAGCCCAAACTATTATACTGCTCCACAAATTAACCTTTGCTACACCTATCAAAATAAAAATTTTTCCTCAAAAACTACAATAATTTCGCTTTTTGCTTTTCATCACCACCTATCTGCACAACAAAATGATAGTATTGCTTTTGGAAGCCTTTTAGATTCTCAAGCACAAACTTTTATGTTTGAGCAAAATTTCACATATAAAAATTTTAACTTTGGTGGTAGTATCTACAAAAACTTTGGCAATGCAAATGGAAGAATCGGAATCTATGGGAACCCTGTTTCTGTAGATATTTGGGATGGTAGTCTCTATGATACGGGTGCACTAAGTGATATTGTAGGTAGAAATGCTTTAAGTGAAATTATTTATCTAGGATATAACCATAATTATTTCAACCTCAAAATCCAAGGACGCCACACCACGAGCCCTCGAAGCACGGAAAATGCAATAACACTTTATCTAGAATCACAAATCACACCAAAATTAAAATGGAATCTTAAATTACAATATCTTGATGATATTACACACAAAGGCTATACGCTAGGAGCAGTAGATATACACAATAATCCTATTGTTTTACACAAAGATATTCATAGTGATAGAAGCAAGTTTATTTTACAAATTATCTATAAAATATAA
- a CDS encoding copper resistance protein CopD gives MDKIYPFFLIIHLFCAIIFVGYLFFDVVILAKIKTKTDSQKTLDAISQKITRFMPFVVLMLFITGGAMAGKYFAQPLESMLQKLLLIKICLAALIFIFVVFSLSCHFIFKCKNPLGKFIHPIIFVLCILIITLAKFMFYL, from the coding sequence ATGGACAAAATTTATCCGTTTTTTCTCATTATTCATCTTTTTTGTGCAATTATTTTTGTAGGCTATTTATTTTTTGATGTAGTAATACTTGCAAAAATAAAAACTAAAACAGATTCTCAAAAAACCCTTGATGCCATTTCACAAAAAATCACGCGTTTTATGCCCTTTGTGGTTTTGATGCTTTTTATCACAGGCGGTGCTATGGCAGGAAAATACTTTGCTCAACCATTAGAAAGCATGTTGCAAAAACTCCTTCTTATCAAAATATGTCTTGCAGCACTAATTTTTATTTTTGTAGTCTTCTCTCTTAGTTGCCATTTTATTTTTAAATGCAAAAATCCTTTGGGAAAATTCATTCATCCCATTATCTTTGTTTTATGTATTTTAATTATTACTCTAGCAAAATTTATGTTTTATCTCTAA
- a CDS encoding MFS transporter, with translation MRSYQAILVLALSAFCMGVTEFVVAGILPKLVVFFEVTESKAGFLVTIYAIGVVIGAPLLSVPLSYVDRRKQLLINLAIFIVANLMIGLSTNFYLTALARFIAGCMHGVFFVNATLSVLMVAPKGKENSSLSLMVSGLTIALVSGVPLGTFVGQVFGFQSVFFFIVFLSSCAFIGVFFLMPKNLESKQANFSSLYKALKIPFLLKVYCLTAATCGGAFVLYTYIASFLSTLSGFNEHAIGILLLVYGFGAILGNLFGGKLTDLRGSVMALRIILVCQVIFFSLMGISAHSQILVSINLFIMGFFAFAGISPLKSFAMIAAQKYAQDFKDSAVSVNEASFNVGIALASFFGGLIVEIFGVGYNPFFAALFVLPALWIVTTQPRTI, from the coding sequence ATGAGAAGCTATCAAGCAATTTTAGTTTTAGCATTAAGTGCCTTTTGTATGGGGGTTACAGAGTTTGTTGTAGCGGGAATTTTACCGAAATTAGTAGTGTTTTTTGAAGTTACAGAATCAAAAGCAGGATTTTTGGTGACAATTTATGCAATTGGCGTGGTGATTGGCGCACCTTTATTAAGTGTGCCATTGAGTTATGTAGATAGGCGTAAACAATTATTGATTAATTTGGCAATTTTTATTGTTGCAAATTTAATGATTGGTTTGAGTACAAATTTTTATTTAACAGCTTTAGCTCGATTTATCGCAGGGTGTATGCATGGTGTATTTTTTGTTAATGCAACTTTGAGTGTTTTAATGGTGGCGCCAAAAGGAAAAGAAAACTCTTCTTTGTCACTTATGGTATCAGGGCTAACAATTGCATTGGTAAGTGGTGTTCCATTAGGGACTTTTGTAGGACAGGTTTTTGGCTTTCAAAGTGTATTTTTTTTCATTGTATTTTTAAGTAGCTGTGCATTTATCGGAGTATTCTTTTTGATGCCAAAAAATTTAGAGAGCAAACAAGCAAACTTTTCTTCTTTATATAAGGCTTTAAAGATTCCTTTTTTGCTAAAAGTATATTGTTTGACTGCAGCAACTTGTGGGGGTGCTTTTGTTCTTTATACTTATATTGCAAGTTTTTTATCCACTTTGAGTGGTTTTAATGAGCATGCTATTGGGATTTTGTTGCTCGTGTATGGTTTTGGTGCAATATTAGGGAATCTTTTTGGTGGTAAGCTTACAGATTTGAGAGGGAGTGTGATGGCATTGCGTATAATTTTGGTATGTCAAGTGATATTTTTTTCACTCATGGGAATTAGTGCACATTCTCAAATACTTGTGAGTATTAATTTGTTTATCATGGGGTTTTTTGCTTTTGCAGGGATTTCTCCACTAAAATCTTTTGCAATGATTGCAGCACAAAAATATGCACAAGATTTTAAAGATAGTGCGGTAAGTGTTAATGAGGCATCTTTTAATGTAGGGATCGCATTAGCATCTTTTTTTGGCGGTTTGATTGTAGAGATATTTGGTGTGGGATACAATCCTTTTTTTGCTGCTTTGTTTGTGTTGCCTGCATTATGGATTGTCACCACACAACCTAGAACAATCTAA
- a CDS encoding A/G-specific adenine glycosylase produces the protein MFQKAHDSLLRWYGLYGRKDLPWRNLVGENAAYGVYVSEIMLQQTQVNVVLDYFYRFMQKFPTFKDLSLAKEDEVLVLWRGLGYYSRAKNLLKSAQNTQGNLPNTFAELKALSGIGDYTAGAILCFGYHQAVGFYDTNIKRFLVRYFGLQTFSHKVLKEYAEKFLNFQNPFDHNQALLDLGALVCTAKSPKCYNCPLNSTCKGREDPLSFVLHKKIEYENLVLRFGIYQERGGVAMFRDKKWNNLYSFPEILVSTEEYLGSVRHTRTKYRIQAEVYKITTMPKDTELIRDFEDLPMSSLGLKILELINRIKK, from the coding sequence TTGTTTCAAAAAGCTCATGATTCTTTATTGCGTTGGTATGGTTTGTATGGGCGTAAGGATTTGCCTTGGCGGAATCTTGTGGGGGAAAATGCGGCCTATGGGGTTTATGTCAGTGAGATTATGTTGCAGCAGACGCAAGTAAATGTAGTATTAGATTATTTTTATCGATTTATGCAAAAATTTCCTACTTTTAAAGACCTTTCATTAGCAAAAGAAGATGAGGTATTGGTTTTATGGAGAGGACTGGGGTATTACTCTAGAGCCAAAAATCTTTTAAAAAGTGCACAAAATACACAAGGAAACTTGCCAAATACTTTTGCAGAACTTAAGGCATTGTCTGGTATTGGTGATTATACAGCAGGAGCGATTTTGTGTTTTGGGTATCATCAAGCAGTAGGATTTTATGATACAAATATCAAAAGATTTTTAGTGCGATATTTTGGATTACAAACTTTTAGCCATAAAGTTTTAAAAGAATATGCAGAAAAATTTTTAAATTTTCAAAACCCCTTTGATCATAATCAGGCTTTGTTGGATTTAGGGGCATTGGTTTGCACAGCAAAAAGTCCAAAATGCTATAATTGCCCCCTTAATAGCACCTGTAAAGGTAGGGAAGATCCCTTATCTTTTGTTTTACATAAGAAAATAGAATATGAAAATTTAGTACTAAGGTTTGGAATTTATCAGGAGAGGGGTGGAGTTGCGATGTTTAGGGATAAAAAATGGAATAATTTGTATAGTTTTCCTGAAATTTTAGTTTCTACGGAGGAATATCTTGGAAGTGTGCGACACACAAGGACAAAGTATAGAATTCAAGCAGAGGTGTATAAAATTACAACTATGCCAAAAGATACAGAATTAATTAGAGATTTTGAGGATTTGCCAATGAGTAGTTTGGGTTTAAAAATCTTAGAACTAATAAATAGGATAAAAAAATGA